From a region of the Candidatus Blochmanniella camponoti genome:
- the mreC gene encoding rod shape-determining protein MreC, with amino-acid sequence MYSAISNKFPYLELRLFLAIIMSVIIMIADGKLNMFLKLRSYIDNSVYLFYYLCDKSRNIYDYTTKVFEGYNELILENNTLRQELFLKNSELLLIDQYKRENCKLHELLNSPLCYDKRKIIARILFVNADSYGNKVTINQGKNNNIYIGQPVITDAGIIGQVISTSTLSSRVMLICDPEHALPVQIKRNNMRFILMGCGYGADLRAEYPGYLDVCVGDMLITSGLDGRFPEGYPVAIVSNIIVDSEQDSTIIQAHPTVKLQSLCYAILIWE; translated from the coding sequence ATAGCGCTATAAGTAATAAATTTCCTTATTTAGAATTACGTTTGTTTTTGGCAATAATAATGTCTGTTATTATTATGATTGCTGATGGAAAATTAAATATGTTTTTAAAATTAAGAAGTTACATAGATAATTCTGTTTATTTGTTTTATTATTTATGCGATAAGTCGCGTAATATATACGATTATACTACAAAAGTGTTCGAAGGGTATAATGAATTAATATTGGAAAATAATACATTGCGTCAAGAGTTATTTTTAAAAAACAGTGAATTATTATTAATAGATCAGTATAAACGTGAAAATTGCAAGTTACATGAATTACTTAATTCTCCTTTGTGTTACGACAAACGAAAAATAATTGCTAGAATTCTTTTTGTTAACGCAGATTCATACGGTAACAAAGTTACAATAAATCAAGGAAAGAATAATAATATCTACATTGGTCAACCAGTTATTACTGATGCAGGAATAATTGGACAAGTCATTTCTACCAGTACACTTAGTAGCCGTGTCATGTTAATTTGCGATCCTGAACATGCTTTACCGGTACAAATAAAGCGTAATAATATGCGTTTTATTTTAATGGGCTGTGGGTATGGTGCAGATTTGCGTGCAGAATATCCAGGATATCTGGATGTGTGTGTTGGTGATATGTTAATAACATCTGGATTAGATGGTCGTTTCCCGGAAGGATATCCAGTAGCAATAGTGTCTAATATAATAGTAGATTCAGAACAAGATTCAACTATCATTCAAGCACATCCAACGGTTAAATTACAATCTTTATGTTATGCAATATTAATTTGGGAATAG